From Anopheles funestus chromosome 3RL, idAnoFuneDA-416_04, whole genome shotgun sequence, a single genomic window includes:
- the LOC125768729 gene encoding ATP-dependent RNA helicase A-like: MIVTHFIRPLVLFTIFFTATAQERWSWSGGGDSERNNDVKGNADRFNVRSDVLEFQGAGSTGATSNGKRNSFSERQSRYEVKETTTKRPSFSRPQNDDFSGEFGEGNQPNDFGFNQKFGGGGLINGQFGPNPYGINHGVGGFPFHGGNALGGGYYPGQQQFGGGYGGLGHGAGGNGILVGPGGPTGIIGRPYNRFPYGGHGYYPGGNGQHPYGGGFGNPPFNGHPGGGFFSPGGYPSGGYFPQPFGPGAIGPRPFGSFPGGSQFGPQFDQTRQATKKVEKKSI, translated from the exons ATGATCGTAACGC ATTTCATACGGCCGTTGGTGCTATTCACCATATTCTTCACGGCAACTGCCCAAGAGCGATGGTCTTGGTCAGGTGGTGGAGATAGCGAACGAAACAACGATGTAAAAGGCAATGCTGACCGATTTAACGTACGAAGCGATGTATTAGAGTTTCAGGGTGCAGGATCAACAGGAGCAACTTCTAATGGCaaaagaaattcattttcaGAACG ACAAAGTCGATATGAAGTGAAAGAAACTACCACCAAACGACCATCATTCTCGAGACCCCAGAATGATGATTTTTCCGGCGAATTTGGCGAAGGAAATCAACCCAATGATTTTGG ATTCAATCAAAAGTTTGGAGGTGGGGGACTTATTAACGGGCAGTTTGGACCGAACCCGTACGGAATTAACCATGGTGTGGGTGGTTTCCCATTTCATGGTGGAAACGCACTGGGCGGTGGATACTATCCCGGTCAACAGCAGTTCGGGGGCGGATACGGCGGTCTGGGGCATGGAGCAGGTGGTAATGGAATTCTCGTGGGCCCCGGAGGCCCAACCGGTATCATCGGACGTCCCTATAACCGGTTTCCGTACGGCGGGCACGGATACTATCCCGGTGGGAATGGACAGCATCCCTATGGTGGAGGTTTCGGAAATCCACCATTCAATGGACATCCTGGTGGTGGGTTCTTTTCGCCCGGCGGCTATCCCTCGGGAGGCTACTTTCCCCAACCGTTCGGTCCAGGTGCGATAGGGCCCAGACCATTCGGTTCATTCCCGGGTGGTTCTCAATTTGGTCCACAGTTCGACCAAACTCGTCAAGCAACCAAgaaggtggaaaagaaatCGATCTAG
- the LOC125769414 gene encoding uncharacterized protein LOC125769414: MAWTHKWWKANAFLVASTLRVLVGVQPVIFAEPASSSNRGCNKEGRSLRIGERWRRISNFATATEGTARGLFTMMVVLLSSCVGFGTYWHWSDEMALTNDIIASSNCHNQNCAKSKRALRMEVIGGFALPLLVTVCIYLYRWNNRAMIRSLNRNFKTIYHSQQNSRDDQWEGGSGWEQYGRLATKQVFEVMALGVLWVNLKPFSHIKHDGDTRDYHVGKLISSMVSMLPAIVCLLVSIEMGINFSLLARRLSALNLSLDCLVHCISVNDYMKRVNHEANAVQAQYMQGINNSLSCNTNNKRSYLRNLIIQFDEIGQFTVDMIQFYAPMLLHIIGMHFVLFTMQLFLCYRQMSRTTSDSVNINQIGQTLLPMLSAIASAGQIMFLVDIAADFNRKVS, encoded by the exons ATGGCATGGACACACAAATGGTGGAAGGCAAATGCTTTCCTGGTGGCATCAACACTGCGAGTTCTAGTCGGTGTACAGCCAGTTATTTTTGCCGAGCCAGCTTCATCATCGAACCGTGGCTGCAACAAGGAGGGAAGGTCTCTTCGCATCGGGGAACGATGGAGAAGAATTTCCAATTTCGCAACTGCAACCGAAGGTACTGCCCGTGGGCTTTTTACGATGATGGTCGTGCTACTATCGTCATGCGTCGGTTTCGGCACTTATTGGCATTGGTCTGATGAAATGGCTTTGACAAATGACATAATTGCATCGTCCAATTGCCACAACCAGAACTGTGCTAAATCAAAGCGGGCGCTCCGCATGGAAGTGATCGGTGGATTCGCATTGCCGCTGCTAGTGACCGTTTGCATTTATCTTTACCGCTGGAATAATCGAGCGATGATTCGGAGCCTGAATCGCAATTTCAAAACTATCTACCACAGTCAGCAAAACAGTCGGGATGACCAATGGGAAGGAGGTAGTGGCTGGGAGCAATACGGGCGGCTAGCCACCAAGCAGGTGTTTGAAGTGATGGCCTTGGGGGTTCTGTGGGTAAATCTCAAGCCCTTCAGTCACATAAAACACGACGGTGATACCAGGGATTATCATGTTggcaaattaatttcatcGATGGTATCCATGCTTCCGGCCATCGTCTGCCTGCTGGTGTCAATCGAAATGGgcattaatttttcattattggCCCGCAGATTAAGCGCCTTAAATTTGTCCCTTGATTGTTTGGTCCATTGCATTTCAGTCAACGATTATATGAAGAGAGTTAATCATGAAGCTAATGCGGTGCAAGCACAGTACATGCAAGGAATCAATAACAGTTTATCGTGTAATACAAATAATAAGCGTAGTTATTTACGCAATCTAATTATACAGTTCGATGAAATCGGTCAATTTACGGTAGATATGATACAGTTTTATGCTCCAATGTTGTTACATATTATTGGAATGCATTTCGTACTCTTCACAATGCAG CTGTTTTTGTGCTATCGGCAAATGTCGCGTACAACGAGCGATTCGGTGAACATTAATCAAATCGGTCAAACGCTATTACCCATGCTATCAGCCATTGCCAGTGCAGGACAGATTATGTTTCTCGTTGATATAGCGGCAGATTTCAATCGAAAAgtaagttaa
- the LOC125768705 gene encoding pyruvate dehydrogenase phosphatase regulatory subunit, mitochondrial, with protein sequence MLSSILTAGCLSRGFNRLKLLSDTNHVEKLANFHPVASSKTANCLYSTIVGADRWEDGLPSEFSNTPPKDARVVICGGGIMGAAVAHQLAQRGWGQHTVLIERGRIGEGNPLHFSGLLGELKPTHSQVLLAQTSLELIRDLHAKGLPTGWKQTGSLNLARTRDRMTMFRRMKSQSVAWNVECEIVTPEKCKELCPLIDIGDVVGGLWIPNDGVGNPNAFCHSLVQESLEKGLTVAENCSVTRVIQKDGRIKAVETSKGTVECVYFVNCAGFWARQVGQMSEPYVKVPLHAAEHYYLHTKPIPELGEKFPVVRDLDGHIYFRENDGCLLAGGFEAKAKPAYEDGEIPISTAERKLLPDWDHFHPLLEELLRRCPSLKDVALERLSNCPEAFSPDCKWIIGEAPEIQNYLVAAGMKTVGMSAAGGVGRAIADIITQGYSTVDLHELDISRFLGLHNNRKFLRDRVREVPGLHYDLNYPFHEFRTGRNLRMSPIFPALKEAGAVFSQVMGYERPAWFDKKNATDEKGSPKFRIATTNGFGKPHWFDHVQSEYENCRERIGMSDYSTFTKIDLWSKGNEVVDLLQYLCSNDVDQPVGSIIHTGMHNRHGGYENDCSLARLSENHYMMIAPTVQQARCKAWIERHLPPGGRVSVSDVTSMYTAICIMGPFTRIMLSELTDTDLSPKSFPFFTCKELDVGLANGIRALNLTHTGELGYVLYIPNEFALHVYTKLMEAGQKYGIRHCGYYAMRTLRVEKFFAFWGQDLDTFTTPLECGRMWRVKFDKNVDFIGKEALLQQRDKGVERMYIQLLINDHDPDLDLWSWGGEPIYRDGLYCGQTTTTAYGFTFKKQICLGFVKHLQPNGRALPVTNDYVLSGDYEVEIAGIRYPAKANLHSPNLPTKYPDQEREAYKATRDKADESNLLAYRPNK encoded by the exons ATGTTATCTTCTATATTAACAGCCGGTTGTCTATCTCGGGGTTTTAATCGCCTAAAACTATTATCCGATACCAACCATGTGGAAAAGTTAGCTAATTTTCATCCTGTCGCGTCTTCAAAAACTGCGAACTGCCTCTATTCAACGATTGTCGGCGCGGACCGTTGGGAGGATGGCCTGCCCTCGGAATTCAGTAACACCCCACCGAAAGATGCACGAGTTGTCATTTGTGGAGGTGGTATCATGGGTGCTGCAGTAGCGCATCAATTAGCACAAAGAGGATGGGGCCAGCACACGGTTCTGATTGAAAGGGGACGAATTGGTGAAGGCAACCCGTTACATTTTAGCGGATTACTTGGCGAGTTAAAACCGACCCATTCCCAagtgctgcttgctcaaactTCACTGGAATTAATACGGGATTTACATGCCAAAGGTCTTCCAACAGGATGGAAACAAACGGGATCGTTAAATCTAGCACGTACACGCGACCGCATGACGATGTTCCGTCGTATGAAATCGCAAAGCGT GGCTTGGAATGTAGAGTGTGAAATTGTAACACCAGAAAAATGCAAAGAACTATGTCCATTAATAGACATTGGCGATGTAGTAGGTGGACTATGGATTCCCAACGATGGTGTCGGAAATCCTAATGCATTTTGTCACAGTTTGGTACAAGAATCTCTAGAAAAAGGCCTTACGGTTGCGGAAAACTGTTCAGTCACTAGAGTAATACAAAAAGATGGACGAATTAAAGCTGTCGAAACGAGTAAAGGAACGGTGGAATGTGTGTACTTTGTGAATTGTGCTGGATTCTGGGCCCGACAAGTAGGACAAATGTCTGAACCATACGTCAAAGTACCACTGCATGCGGCTGAACATTACTATCTTCATACCAAACCAATACCGGAGCTTGGTGAAAAATTTCCCGTTGTGCGTGACTTGGACGGACATATTTACTTCCGTGAAAATGACGGCTGTCTTCTGGCCGGTGGTTTTGAGGCAAAGGCCAAACCTGCGTATGAAGATGGCGAAATACCTAtttcaacggctgaacgaaaACTTCTACCAGATTGGGATCATTTTCATCCCTTGCTAGAGGAGCTCTTGCGTCGTTGCCCGTCACTAAAAGATGTGGCATTAGAAAGGCTTTCCAACTGTCCGGAAGCTTTTTCACCGGACTGTAAGTGGATTATTGGTGAAGCTCCAGAg ATACAAAATTACCTGGTAGCTGCTGGTATGAAAACTGTTGGCATGTCTGCCGCTGGTGGTGTAGGTCGTGCAATAGCAGATATAATAACGCAAG GTTATTCGACGGTAGATCTACACGAGCTTGATATATCCCGGTTTTTGGGCTTGCATAACAATCGAAAGTTCCTACGTGATCGTGTCCGCGAGGTTCCTGGATTGCATTACGATCTCAACTATCCCTTTCATGAATTTCGAACCGGCCGTAACCTACGAATGTCGCCAATTTTTCCGGCACTAAAAGAAGCCGGAGCTGTCTTCAGTCAGGTGATGGGCTACGAACGACCGGCGTGGTTTGATAAGAAAAATGCTACCGATGAAAAGGGCAGTCCAAAATTTCGTATTGCCACGACCAATGGCTTCGGTAAACCTCATTGGTTCGACCATGTACAGAGCGAGTACGAAAATTGCCGTGAAAGGATCGGAATGAGTGATTACAGCACGTTTACAAAGATCGATCTATGGTCCAAAGGAAATGAAGTGGTCGATTTGTTGCAGTATCTGTGTTCGAACGATGTGGATCAACCGGTTGGATCAATAATTCACACTGGTATGCACAACCGTCACGGTGGCTATGAGAACGATTGTTCATTAGCACGATTGTCGGAGAACCA TTACATGATGATTGCACCGACGGTACAACAAGCACGATGCAAAGCTTGGATTGAACGACATCTGCCTCCTggcggacgggtcagtgtgtCAGATGTTACGTCGATGTACACCGCAATATGTATCATGGGACCATTCACACGCATCATGCTTTCTGAGCTCACGGATACAGACTTATCGCCCAaaagttttccgtttttcactTGCAAG GAGTTAGATGTTGGTCTGGCAAATGGAATTAGGGCATTGAACCTGACGCACACCGGAGAGCTCGGTTACGTGCTGTACATACCCAACGAATTTGCATTACACGTGTACACGAAGCTCATGGAAGCAGGTCAAAAGTATGGAATACGGCACTGTGGCTACTACGCTATGAGAACACTACGTGTAGAAaagttttttgcattttggggTCAGGATTTGGACACATTCACTACTCCATTAGAATGTGGACGAATGTGGCGCGTTAAGTTTGAT AAAAATGTTGATTTTATCGGAAAAGAAGCGTTGCTGCAACAAAGAGATAAAGGCGTGGAACGGATGTACATACAATTGCTGATCAACGATCACGATCCAGATCTCGATCTGTGGAGCTGGGGTGGTGAGCCGATATATCGCGATGGTCTATACTGTGGACAAACAACCACCACAGCCTATGGATTCACATTCAAAAAACAG ATCTGCCTTGGTTTCGTTAAACACTTACAACCAAATGGACGGGCGCTTCCAGTAACGAATGATTATGTGTTAAGTGGAGATTACGAGGTGGAAATAGCCGGTATTCGTTATCCCGCAAAAGCTAACCTACACTCTCCCAACTTACCCACCAAGTACCCTGATCAGGAACGGGAAGCGTATAAAGCTACGCGCGATAAAGCGGACGAGTCGAACCTTTTGGCGTATCGGCCGAATAAGTAG